The nucleotide window CTGCACAAACAAACTATAATATCTGTTTTTAAAAATAAAACAAAACATCAGCGAAGTGATGCGAATCAATTGAAGGCTGAACTTGACCAAACAAATATAAGATTGACAAGGGCAAGAAATCTTCTTATTGCAGGGGATTTAGACCCCGATGATTACCGCAAGATAAAAATAGAATCAGAAGAAAAAATAAACAGGCTTGAAATCCAACTAACTACTGAAAGCACCAGCATGACAAGCGTTGAGCCTCTGTTGAATAAGGCTTTTAGTAATATCTCACAACTCGCAGCGCTCTATGAAGAAGGCAATACTATTAGGAAAAGAAAGATCGTAGGTTTGATTTTTCCTGAAAAACTCACTTTTGAAAAAAATGAAGTTCGAACCACTAGAATTAATGAAGGATTAAGGCTTATGCTCTTATTTTACAATGACTTGGACGATATAAAAAAAGGGACAAATCAGAAAAAATCTGACTTGTCCCACAAGGTGAACGCAGAAGGATTCGAACCTTCGACCGCCTGCTTAGAAGGCAGGTGCTCTATCCAGCTGAGCTATGCGTCCATTATTTCAATTTGTCGGGGTGGCAGGATTCGAACCTGCGGCCTCCTGCTCCCAAAGCAGGCGCGATAACCGGGCTACGCTACACCCCGAAAAAACATTCGGCAAATTTACTTGAAATTTCAAATAAATTGCGGAGAGACAGGGACTCGAACCCTGGCGACGATTACTCGTCGACAGATTAGCAATCTGCTCCATTACCACTCTGGCACCTCTCCAAAACCAAGGAAACGTGCCCTGATTTGCGGTTGCAAACTTAAGACATGTTTACGTTTCTCACAACTATTTCTTCACTTTTTTTTAATATTTTTCGACTATTTATTTAAATCACTTCACTATCAAAGATATAGCAACAGCTCAAAAAATCATTTTTTATTTAAGAAACTACTCCCTTAACCGCAAAAGCGCCAAATTCATATTTCCCAATGATACAAAAAAAGCCTTTTGCCAACTTTTAGCCCCGATTGCAGTGAAAATCCTTTATATTTTTTCTTTAAAAATATAAAGATTGTAACGTAAAGCGGGAACAATGTCACCAAATACGCCTAAGGTTTTTGCTCCAAAAAATAGTAATCATAGTAAGCTTTAATAGTTCAAACGCCTTTCCAATTTAAATTCAAACATATTTTTACAATCTGTTATAAAAAATCGATTTTATTAACAATACAAACAAAATAAAAGCCAAAAATTGAGATTAGTTAAAAATACCCCAATTAAAACACACAAAAAATTTGAATTTTATAAAATAATCTTAAATTTGCTAAACAAACCAAGATATAATAAACATGAGCAAAAGAGTTGTTATCGTTTCTGCCGTTAGAACCCCAATCGGCAGTTTTATGGGAGGATTATCTACAGTTACTGCGCCAAAATTAGGAGCAATAGCCATAAAAGGTGCACTAGAAAAAATACAATTAGACCCAAATTTAGTTGACGAAGTTTTCATGGGAACAGTTATCCAGGCTGGTTTAGGTCAGGCTCCTGCACGCCAGGCGGCGCTTTACGCTGGTCTTTCAAACAATGTTGCCTGCACAACGGTAAATAAAGTATGTGCTTCGGGAATGAAAGCTATAATACTTGGATCGCAAGCCATCCAATGCGGCGATGCCGAAATTGTAGTTGCCGGAGGAATGGAAAACATGAGTTTGATTCCGCATTATATGAATTTGAGAAGCGGAACAAAATTCGGCCCAAGCACAATGATCGACGGAATGCAAAAAGATGGTTTAACTGACGCTTATGACAATAATGCGATGGGAGTTTCGGCCGACCTTTGCGCAACAGAATATAAAATTTCCAGAGAAGAACAAGACAACTTTGCAATTCAGTCTTATGAGCGTTCTGCCAAAGCCTGGAACGAAGGTAAATTCGACAATGAAATTGTACCCGTTCCCGTTCCTCAAAGAAAAGGAGATCCAATTATCATTTCAAAAGACGAGGAATTCACCAATGTAACTTTGGCAAAAATCCCAACGCTAAGCCCGGTATTTACCAAAGACGGAACTGTTACCGCAGCAAACGCTTCAACGATAAACGATGGTGCAGCAGCCGTAGTTTTGATGAGTGAAGAAAAAGCAATTTCGCTAGGCTTAAAACCTTTAGCTTACATAAAAGGATATGCCGATGCTGCTCAAGAACCAAAATGGTTTACTACAACTCCTGCTAAAGCACTTCCTAAAGCATTGGCAAAAGCCAACCTTACTTTAGACGAAATTGATTATTTTGAATTCAACGAAGCTTTTTCGGTAGTTGGATTAGCCAATTCGAAAATACTTGGATTAGACAACGACAAAGTAAATGTTAACGGTGGAGCGGTTTCATTAGGACATCCTCTGGGCTGTTCAGGAGCCAGAATCATTGTTACTTTATTGAATGTTTTGGAACAAAATAATGCAAAATATGGCGCAGCGGCTATATGTAACGGTGGTGGTGGCGCATCTGCTTTCGTTATAGAAAGATATATTGCATAAACTTTATTTAAACCATATAACCGATATAAGACTATTTAAGCTGAACTCAAAGCAAAGTCAAATTAAAGCCCATAGAAGTAAAAAACTTTTATGGGCTTTTTAATTTTAATACTCGTAGTCATAAATGACCTTATATGACTTATTATGGTTTAAATTTTTACAGCTTTTAAGTGAAGTTTTGTCTAAAATAAATTACTATTTTTACAGCTATTTTCGATTCGTATTATTTTTAATTTCTAATTTATATAAATGTTTGGAATTTGTAATCTAGCCATGATTCCACTTCGCGCCGAAGCCAGTGACAGAAGCGAAATTGTTTCCCAGGTATTGTTTGGAGAGCATTTTAAAGTTTTGGAACAAGAAAAACAATGGTCTCATATCAAACTGCAATATGATGATTACGAAGGCTGGATAGATACCAAACAATTTCAACCGATTTCAGAAGCTTGCTATAACCAACTTTCATCAGATGCCATCATTCTCAATGCCGATTTGATTGAATATGTTGTGGCTCCATCTAATTTATTGCTCCCCATTCCGCTTGGAGCTTCTTTATCTTTTCTAAATAATCCGGAAATTAATACCGCTAATTTCAATTTTGAAGGAACTAAAATAAGCGGAGTAAAACCACGAAAAAACATAATAACTTCAGCTTTTATGTACCTGAACGCTCCCTATTTATGGGGCGGTAAAACACCTTTCGGGATAGACTGTTCCGGTTTTACACAAATGGTTTACAAACTGAACGGTTATAAATTATTGCGTGATGCATCACAACAAGCCACACAAGGAGAAGCCTTGAGTTTTATTGAAGAAAGCGAGCCAGGTGATTTGGCTTTTTTCGATAATGACGAAGGAAGAATCATTCACGTGGGAATAATAATGGAAAACAACTATATTATCCATGCCAGCGGAAAAGTTAGGATCGACAGATTAGACCACCTTGGAATCTACAACGCCGAAACTGGCAAACACACCCACAAACTAAGGGTAATCAAAAAAATTATACCTTAAATCATTTATTTTTTTAGGAGCAAAACATCTGCAATTCCTAGCTACATTTCTCCCGCTTTCCGCTATATCTTTCCCTTTTTTAGAGAAAAAAGGAAAAGGATGTCGCTGCAATCGGGGCTAAAAATCAACATTTGGCATTTTTTAGACAAATAAAAAACCATCAAGAAATTAAATCTTAATCAAACTTAATTCCTTAACGGTTTAATTATTTTCCGGTAAAATTATTACAATCTTTCTACCAATTCTCCGGCATCAATATCGCTATGTGAGACATTATAAACCGATTCTCCGTTTTTAATCAACAATAATTGAGGAGATTGGTGCATAACCTGAAAACGATTGGCAATTTCATTGGAAATATCTCTGTACTCCAACAAATCCAAAAAATAGGCATCTACCCTATCTTCTAAATCATATTCGTTTTCAAACTGCTTTAATGCAAATCTACTTATGCTGCAACGGGTGCTGTGTTTAAAAATCAAGGCTGGCTTTTGATTCGAAAAGGCAATCATTTCATCCAACTGTCCCGCATGCTGAAGCGGAATCCAATTAATTTTACTTTCTTTTTCTTTCTTTTCTTCTGAACTACCAAATAGGGAATTAAATAGGCTCATTTTGTCTTATTTTCTGTCTTTTTGTCTTTAAAAATAGATAAAAATCATTGCTAAAACGTCAAATTGTCCGTAAATTTAGACTGGAATACGATTTGATGATTATTTCGCAAAGTTAGTTATTAAATAGTAGAA belongs to Flavobacterium aquiphilum and includes:
- a CDS encoding acetyl-CoA C-acyltransferase, with the translated sequence MSKRVVIVSAVRTPIGSFMGGLSTVTAPKLGAIAIKGALEKIQLDPNLVDEVFMGTVIQAGLGQAPARQAALYAGLSNNVACTTVNKVCASGMKAIILGSQAIQCGDAEIVVAGGMENMSLIPHYMNLRSGTKFGPSTMIDGMQKDGLTDAYDNNAMGVSADLCATEYKISREEQDNFAIQSYERSAKAWNEGKFDNEIVPVPVPQRKGDPIIISKDEEFTNVTLAKIPTLSPVFTKDGTVTAANASTINDGAAAVVLMSEEKAISLGLKPLAYIKGYADAAQEPKWFTTTPAKALPKALAKANLTLDEIDYFEFNEAFSVVGLANSKILGLDNDKVNVNGGAVSLGHPLGCSGARIIVTLLNVLEQNNAKYGAAAICNGGGGASAFVIERYIA
- a CDS encoding C40 family peptidase: MFGICNLAMIPLRAEASDRSEIVSQVLFGEHFKVLEQEKQWSHIKLQYDDYEGWIDTKQFQPISEACYNQLSSDAIILNADLIEYVVAPSNLLLPIPLGASLSFLNNPEINTANFNFEGTKISGVKPRKNIITSAFMYLNAPYLWGGKTPFGIDCSGFTQMVYKLNGYKLLRDASQQATQGEALSFIEESEPGDLAFFDNDEGRIIHVGIIMENNYIIHASGKVRIDRLDHLGIYNAETGKHTHKLRVIKKIIP
- the ytxJ gene encoding bacillithiol system redox-active protein YtxJ; this encodes MSLFNSLFGSSEEKKEKESKINWIPLQHAGQLDEMIAFSNQKPALIFKHSTRCSISRFALKQFENEYDLEDRVDAYFLDLLEYRDISNEIANRFQVMHQSPQLLLIKNGESVYNVSHSDIDAGELVERL